The proteins below come from a single Triticum aestivum cultivar Chinese Spring chromosome 5D, IWGSC CS RefSeq v2.1, whole genome shotgun sequence genomic window:
- the LOC123124554 gene encoding protein FAF-like, chloroplastic, translated as MAADGGLRRLFEKPLPENPTLLEALSAWNRVHPKRPVDPTSFTEIFGELHFQEKQQPQPDHVARGGVLPAPRPPPSPPLVRATTVSSSSWIDAAEKSKDDSSLDALLRSPKPTPTVKRSASFSMKKSPSASSLLLCTEGLGSESTVDVLRDDDDELAAAFRRQVETGDDAYVVDANQEEKENQRPPPSFPPPIRSISVRGGKPSVCFRSFRPDGRFVLVEVVIPGKELLRASREGGRLRLQFAGATAHA; from the coding sequence ATGGCGGCGGACGGCGGGTTGAGGAGGCTGTTCGAGAAGCCACTGCCGGAGAACCCGACGCTGCTGGAGGCGCTGTCGGCGTGGAACCGCGTCCACCCCAAGAGGCCCGTCGACCCGACATCCTTCACCGAGATCTTCGGCGAGCTCCACTTCCAagagaagcagcagccgcagccggACCACGTCGCCCGGGGCGGTGTCCTGCCGGCGCCGCGTCCGCCACCTTCACCTCCTCTTGTTCGCGCGACCACGGTGTCGTCCTCGTCGTGGATCGACGCCGCCGAGAAGAGCAAGGACGACTCGTCTCTCGACGCGCTCCTCAGGTCGCCGAAGCCCACGCCGACGGTGAAGAGGAGCGCGAGCTTCTCCATGAAGAAGAGCCCGTCCGCGTCGTCCCTGCTGCTCTGCACAGAGGGGCTCGGGTCCGAGAGCACCGTGGACGTGCTGAGGGATGACGACGACGAGCTAGCCGCCGCGTTCCGCCGCCAGGTGGAGACAGGCGACGACGCGTACGTCGTCGACGCGAACCAGGAGGAGAAGGAGAACCAGCGGCCTCCGCCGTCGTTCCCGCCCCCGATACGGTCGATCAGCGTGCGCGGCGGGAAGCCGAGCGTGTGCTTCCGGTCGTTCCGTCCGGACGGCAGGTTCGTGCTGGTGGAGGTTGTCATCCCCGGGAAGGAGCTCCTGCGGGCGTCGCGCGAGGGCGGTCGGCTCAGGCTGCAGTTCGCTGGCGCCACCGCACACGCGTAG